A genomic window from Solanum dulcamara chromosome 11, daSolDulc1.2, whole genome shotgun sequence includes:
- the LOC129872168 gene encoding pentatricopeptide repeat-containing protein At5g66631 isoform X2, whose product MYLTRFYKINSTFNYLSLHFRRFLGTQNVNKVALYFQRARLINSIRLALRSNSSDNLITYLENPSLDSFVVTKALQSAPSPDSAIYLIECLKKIPHFSHTHNTLYALAKILAKARETAKLQALINAINSGKFINAARVSYMDQMRWYAISKEFNDVVRVWDEWRKTLRKHPCTESYNIVMRLYIQVGKDSDAVKVFHRMIEEGALPNCRTYTIIIEHLVRTRKLDSAIEIFHMLPHVRIKRTLKQYSVLVEAFTTANQLDVVKVLLDQMRSDGLLPVQAMLWSLQQMQSAGYDAETNELLRNILPDGRIKKIGYSIDNSEDESDDEDEEIDCNHTNTVDQPHLKPWLDPASLANALQNWGTEEVSALDDAKLVWTTRLVCKMIRSFKSAETAWQFFCWVAYQPGFIHDIYTISRMITRLARHGCVDLVDQLLAKVEREGIQLSFSTIRLIIDFYGISRNGDTALRVFKSIKTICGPISKSSQLLLYSSLLRTLIKCNMNSDALHIIEEMSLLGIVPDSQTYSGLMNYFALHGDIKTVQRLFGMVRQSGIEPDAYMYKVLIHAYCKCERAALALRVFEDMRNSGLLPDANTKQLLVKSLWKEGKLLEAVSVEVRTEEISAALPLASPGHMFTDIEL is encoded by the exons ATGTACTTAACTCGATTCTACAAGATAAACAgcacatttaattatttatctctGCATTTTCGCCGTTTCTTGGGAACCCAAAATGTGAACAAGGTAGCTTTGTACTTCCAGAGAGCGAGACTTATCAATTCAATAAGACTCGCTCTTCGGTCTAATTCTTCAGATAATCTTATTACCTATCTCGAGAATCCTTCTTTGGACTCTTTTGTAGTCACGAAGGCACTTCAATCAGCTCCCTCTCCTGATTCAGCTATCTATTTGATTGAATGTCTCAAAAAAATTCCACATTTCTCGCATACCCATAATACCCTTTATGCATTAGCCAAGATTCTTGCTAAAGCGCGGGAAACTGCTAAACTCCAAGCCCTTATCAATGCCATTAACTCGGGAAAGTTCATTAATGCTGCACGTGTTAGTTACATGGATCAGATGCGATGGTACGCCATTAGTAAAGAGTTTAATGATGTTGTCCGTGTGTGGGACGAGTGGAGGAAAACCCTTCGAAAGCATCCATGTACTGAGTCTTACAACATTGTAATGAGATTATATATTCAGGTGGGTAAGGACAGTGATGCTGTGAAGGTATTCCATAGGATGATTGAAGAAGGGGCACTTCCTAATTGTAGGACATACactattataattgagcatcTTGTTAGAACTAGAAAGTTGGATTCCGCCATTGAGATTTTCCATATGTTGCCTCATGTTAGGATCAAACGTACATTAAAGCAGTATTCTGTTCTAGTGGAAGCATTCACTACTGCCAATCAGTTGGATGTCGTCAAAGTTCTGCTTGATCAGATGAGGAGTGATGGACTATTGCCTGTTCAAGCTATGCTATGGTCATTGCAGCAGATGCAAAGTGCTGGTTATGATGCTGAGACAAATGAATTGCTAAGGAACATATTACCGGATGGGAGGATTAAGAAGATTGGTTACTCTATCGACAATAGTGAAGACGAAAGtgatgatgaagatgaagagatTGATTGTAACCATACTAATACTGTGGATCAACCTCACCTGAAGCCATGGTTGGATCCAGCTTCTTTAGCTAATGCTTTGCAGAACTGGGGCACTGAGGAGGTGTCAGCACTGGATGATGCAAAATTAGTTTGGACGACTAGGTTGGTGTGCAAGATGATCAGGAGCTTCAAATCAGCAGAAACAGCTTGGCAATTCTTCTGCTGGGTTGCTTATCAGCCAGGATTCATTCATGATATATACACTATCTCAAGAATGATCACCAGATTAGCACGCCATGGATGTGTCGACTTGGTTGATCAACTTTTGGCTAAGGTTGAAAGAGAGGGAATTCAATTGTCGTTCAGCACGATCCGgttaattattgatttttatGGTATTTCTCGTAATGGTGATACTGCCCTTAGGGTTTTCAAAAGCATTAAAACGATCTGTGGTCCAATATCTAAAAGCAGTCAGTTGCTTCTGTACTCATCTCTTCTAAGGACTTTGATAAAATGTAATATGAATTCAGATGCCTTACATATTATCGAAGAAATGAGTTTACTGGGAATTGTTCCTGATTCACAAACATATTCTGGACTAATGAACTATTTTGCTCTTCACGGAGATATAAAAACTGTACAGAGACTTTTCGGCATGGTCAGGCAGAGCGGTATAGAGCCTGATGCGTATATGTATAAAGTTCTCATCCATGCATATTGCAAATGTGAAAGAGCTGCTCTTGCACTCAGAGTTTTTGAAGACATGAGGAACTCTGGGTTGTTGCCTGATGCTAATACCAAACAATTGCTTGTCAAGAGTCTCTGGAAGGAAGGCAAGCTCCTAGAAGCTGTTTCTGTAGAAGTGAGAACTGAGGAAATAAGTGCTGCTCTTCCCCTTGCTTCACCTGGACATATGTTTACA GATATAGAGCTGTAA
- the LOC129872168 gene encoding pentatricopeptide repeat-containing protein At5g66631 isoform X1, protein MYLTRFYKINSTFNYLSLHFRRFLGTQNVNKVALYFQRARLINSIRLALRSNSSDNLITYLENPSLDSFVVTKALQSAPSPDSAIYLIECLKKIPHFSHTHNTLYALAKILAKARETAKLQALINAINSGKFINAARVSYMDQMRWYAISKEFNDVVRVWDEWRKTLRKHPCTESYNIVMRLYIQVGKDSDAVKVFHRMIEEGALPNCRTYTIIIEHLVRTRKLDSAIEIFHMLPHVRIKRTLKQYSVLVEAFTTANQLDVVKVLLDQMRSDGLLPVQAMLWSLQQMQSAGYDAETNELLRNILPDGRIKKIGYSIDNSEDESDDEDEEIDCNHTNTVDQPHLKPWLDPASLANALQNWGTEEVSALDDAKLVWTTRLVCKMIRSFKSAETAWQFFCWVAYQPGFIHDIYTISRMITRLARHGCVDLVDQLLAKVEREGIQLSFSTIRLIIDFYGISRNGDTALRVFKSIKTICGPISKSSQLLLYSSLLRTLIKCNMNSDALHIIEEMSLLGIVPDSQTYSGLMNYFALHGDIKTVQRLFGMVRQSGIEPDAYMYKVLIHAYCKCERAALALRVFEDMRNSGLLPDANTKQLLVKSLWKEGKLLEAVSVEVRTEEISAALPLASPGHMFTVSSTDLSRVCNIYSNSFQSTCS, encoded by the coding sequence ATGTACTTAACTCGATTCTACAAGATAAACAgcacatttaattatttatctctGCATTTTCGCCGTTTCTTGGGAACCCAAAATGTGAACAAGGTAGCTTTGTACTTCCAGAGAGCGAGACTTATCAATTCAATAAGACTCGCTCTTCGGTCTAATTCTTCAGATAATCTTATTACCTATCTCGAGAATCCTTCTTTGGACTCTTTTGTAGTCACGAAGGCACTTCAATCAGCTCCCTCTCCTGATTCAGCTATCTATTTGATTGAATGTCTCAAAAAAATTCCACATTTCTCGCATACCCATAATACCCTTTATGCATTAGCCAAGATTCTTGCTAAAGCGCGGGAAACTGCTAAACTCCAAGCCCTTATCAATGCCATTAACTCGGGAAAGTTCATTAATGCTGCACGTGTTAGTTACATGGATCAGATGCGATGGTACGCCATTAGTAAAGAGTTTAATGATGTTGTCCGTGTGTGGGACGAGTGGAGGAAAACCCTTCGAAAGCATCCATGTACTGAGTCTTACAACATTGTAATGAGATTATATATTCAGGTGGGTAAGGACAGTGATGCTGTGAAGGTATTCCATAGGATGATTGAAGAAGGGGCACTTCCTAATTGTAGGACATACactattataattgagcatcTTGTTAGAACTAGAAAGTTGGATTCCGCCATTGAGATTTTCCATATGTTGCCTCATGTTAGGATCAAACGTACATTAAAGCAGTATTCTGTTCTAGTGGAAGCATTCACTACTGCCAATCAGTTGGATGTCGTCAAAGTTCTGCTTGATCAGATGAGGAGTGATGGACTATTGCCTGTTCAAGCTATGCTATGGTCATTGCAGCAGATGCAAAGTGCTGGTTATGATGCTGAGACAAATGAATTGCTAAGGAACATATTACCGGATGGGAGGATTAAGAAGATTGGTTACTCTATCGACAATAGTGAAGACGAAAGtgatgatgaagatgaagagatTGATTGTAACCATACTAATACTGTGGATCAACCTCACCTGAAGCCATGGTTGGATCCAGCTTCTTTAGCTAATGCTTTGCAGAACTGGGGCACTGAGGAGGTGTCAGCACTGGATGATGCAAAATTAGTTTGGACGACTAGGTTGGTGTGCAAGATGATCAGGAGCTTCAAATCAGCAGAAACAGCTTGGCAATTCTTCTGCTGGGTTGCTTATCAGCCAGGATTCATTCATGATATATACACTATCTCAAGAATGATCACCAGATTAGCACGCCATGGATGTGTCGACTTGGTTGATCAACTTTTGGCTAAGGTTGAAAGAGAGGGAATTCAATTGTCGTTCAGCACGATCCGgttaattattgatttttatGGTATTTCTCGTAATGGTGATACTGCCCTTAGGGTTTTCAAAAGCATTAAAACGATCTGTGGTCCAATATCTAAAAGCAGTCAGTTGCTTCTGTACTCATCTCTTCTAAGGACTTTGATAAAATGTAATATGAATTCAGATGCCTTACATATTATCGAAGAAATGAGTTTACTGGGAATTGTTCCTGATTCACAAACATATTCTGGACTAATGAACTATTTTGCTCTTCACGGAGATATAAAAACTGTACAGAGACTTTTCGGCATGGTCAGGCAGAGCGGTATAGAGCCTGATGCGTATATGTATAAAGTTCTCATCCATGCATATTGCAAATGTGAAAGAGCTGCTCTTGCACTCAGAGTTTTTGAAGACATGAGGAACTCTGGGTTGTTGCCTGATGCTAATACCAAACAATTGCTTGTCAAGAGTCTCTGGAAGGAAGGCAAGCTCCTAGAAGCTGTTTCTGTAGAAGTGAGAACTGAGGAAATAAGTGCTGCTCTTCCCCTTGCTTCACCTGGACATATGTTTACAGTGAGTTCTACTGATCTTTCAAGAGTTTGTAACATTTATTCCAATAGTTTCCAGTCAACTTGTAGTTGA